The Cydia amplana chromosome 1, ilCydAmpl1.1, whole genome shotgun sequence DNA segment tttatgaatgaattggctactttcctactactTCTttattagaactgtcaaaacgatttgctaatatggaatttatatgaaaacgtgtgtagtgacgtcacagtcaactcacctactttttatacttccatcagatttattaaatagaaattgtgtttaaaaataattgctatgtatgtttttctaataattatctggtgctttatttcgtgcacggtctGTAACAATTTATtgtaagtagaggaaagtacccaattccattcataaacgggtcatgcacttttgcagctcgctgtaggTACATGTGTGATTGTATACCTTACAGTAAACAGCatatggtccttcgaaccggatctgAACTTGGCGCAGCCCGGTCATTCATAGTAATTCAAGTCGTGCAGAATATGTTTAAGGTAAAGaaccttttctcaaaaatggacggcaaagtcgacgttgccggttaaaaaataggtcgcgaagtgcgtagtttatggtcattcaaaaaattaaaaagttaataacattgcagtctccatttcgggactgcaatgttgcatacaaattccattatttaacgagttccaaattttttaaaactttaaatggccatatcaaatgaagccataggtccattaaacagccaaacagatgatcagcacttattattataatgttggtaccgcgactatttaggtgtctcaaatacgttggcgtattttcagcagaaaaatacgtctttttttttaaaggcggcaaagcaaatctttttaatgggtttactttattctgtgaaaattagaatgttgcttctgtaaaatatttctatttcttgcaccatttttgagaaaagcactaactggaaggctacttgctggcttcggattcaattaaacggactcccaaggtcgtccgtttaaaacgaatcctcagcctgcaagtagctacttccgaacctcgacaataatgtactattccgTTGAAGCTTTCCACGCTAGGCTATTACAGAGATCACAATTTCACGTAACATCAGGTACTTATTTGAAGCAGATAGAAGATTTGGTATAGTAAACGATTTACGTTGAATATCTTTGCCCCGCCCTGACATTTTTAAATACACTTTTTGCCCAATTTTCTCACCGGCCGATATTTTTTGGTTTCGGAAGTTCCGGAGGAAACgacaaaaagtgtttttttatcgGGGTCGTTTTATCGTACCTAGCTGATGTCGGGCAAATAAAAAGATCATCTTTGATATAAAGATTCCAGTTATGAGTGGGCTTTAGTTTATTGCGTGGCTCTAGCACTCGCGGCCACAGGCGCCTGTGACGCTGACGCACTCGTCACGGGGCTCACTGGCTGGATTATATGGAATTTGGTTGTTTTGGGTCGGACAGGAATTCATCCCGCGGgaatttatagttcgtttttttagcatcagaaagaacttgaaagaaggtaagcgattttgacatgtcttttaattgaaaaacacattttaaaaatcaataactatcaCTTATGAAAGcggaagactataaaagatcgtatcaGATTCATAatcgttacatatttaccgtgacttatttttgaaatgtgtttttcaactaaaagacacatcaagattgtttaccttatttctaatgttaaaaaaacgaagtataggtaccgtaaaatggggtgagtaggtgcaaaactggcattcaaacctcgataacattttatttttacatatgcaaactgaatggtgtacataataagattaataagtgttccggaagtttgtattttcgtttttattttattttgggtagttccatttcataactttgacgataaacaggaaaacccacctcaccccgtagtccctcgtatttggggtgagttgggttttcatacaaaggtgattttggaagattgttggatcgattttttttttattataagtattactatagctccaatttaaattggaatgcattgtttttgtggcagtagccttaaaaaaccatctcacccccctttcaaaccttctctccccattcataacccaactgtccccgcgaagcctactcaccccattttacggtatccaTGGTCTATTGCGTGGCGTTAGCGGGGGCGGCTATGGGAGCGGGGGGCGCGGGTGGCGCGGGGCGAGCGGGCTGCCGCGGCGCGGCCTGGCGCACGCTCTGGCGGCTCGAGGCCGCGTTGTAGTGGTACCCGTCGAACTTGTCCGCCGCCGGCGCGGGGTACGTCGCCGTGCCCATGTACATCACCTGGTTATACAGAATATAAAACCAATTTTTAACATGCAGCgatgcgagcgatattccaaattttatattaaaggaaaaaatggaaaaattacgcttccggcaggacttgaacccgcaacctccgcaatccgtgcgttagctctgccaattgagctacggaagcctaccagaatcttgcgaatttttccattccttccctcatgcacacgcctttggggtggcgtatagcgacatctaccgaaagaTGTAATCgtcacggattgcggaggttgcgggttcaagtcctgccggaagcataatttttcaattttttcctttaatataaaatttaaaaatatagagAATATGTCAATAAATAGAGCGATCTCAATGTTACCACGAGGAAACCAGTTACTTAATTGTTATATTTGTAGCTTGTAAAGGCTTTAGTCGAAGAATCAGCAGATACTCGTAGGAATTTGTCTCACATAACTCACCAGGCCGCATAGCCAAtttgccaatcgttaacgcgcgtcgtagtcatctctctctcttccatattagtgcgacagtggcagttgcgtttcgttcgctacggagcgtaaacgattgcacgttggctacgcaccttAGGACTGATCACCTTTCACTATTGTAGCGATACACATTCCTTCTAATTTGTATTCATCAGCGTCATTTAGACCAAGTGCAAATTGTTCGTCTGAAGTAGTAcgagcttggaggatataatcaaacggagacgccttgtctgtaattttctgtacaaaacagtctgccgatttttgcgggggaggggaacgtcaaatgtatgcgtaacgtaaaaatagccatgtcagataaacgtcagtccatacattgtgtatgaccgttggccgcctgttttcgacagaggggaaagcctgttaatggctactcatatcatatcatatcatatttattcatcaacaatacaagattgtgtttgaagtaaaataaaatacctaacaaTTATCATATTAGTTTTTAGacaaaatacttacttactaataaCACATTTTAGGACAATATTCACGTTATACATAATGAGATCAAATATGGCATTTATGAACAATATACACTATAACTAGACTAAATCAGTATTAAATAACTCATCCAAGCTATAGAAGCAACCTCTTAACAaaactccgtttagttgtatcctccaagagtaCGAGGTAATCTTTCTTGTTAGTACCTAAAGTCGGTTCTCATTGGTGTACTAAACTACTAACCTGTGGCTTGTACCCGTCAGGTCCAGCTTCGTACTCGACCAGCTGCATGCGCCCGTCGGGCAGCAGCACGTGGTAGGAGCCGGTCGCGCGGTCGTCCTTACGCTTCTCGTTGTGACCGAAGTCGAGGCTCACGCCGCTGTCTTCCACGTTGTACGAGAAGTCGTAGTTCGCTGGCAACTGGAAGATCGGCGAAGCACTACATATAGGGTggcccaagaagtagtgatgttttatttttttaaccgcccttgaagttgtgaacatactgggcaattttatctttcttggcattattttttttttaattccattcaaagatctaacgatagtaaatgttaccatactgaattggcctatctatcagcttagcacacaaaaaaatcaagcatctaccgcaatcattcacgtcaccataaataaaaatctcatcgtactcggcgataggtgaaaatttaaaaaaaatcataactccgaaaatacgaaaaatcgcggaacatacatgggggtgattcagatagccctctaggtcctctacctcccagcttcagtatatcactacttcttgggacaccctgtatagtatatacagagtgcttcctgtaacaggagcaataaattaaactgtaggctgtactcctcaaactgaccgacatttgttcagcaacttttgaaaataactcaggttttgatttttattacactttaaagtttattctaagacgcaatgtattgcaaattttgttatgtttaaagcgtgacaggcaacgtcaaacacactgatgtcagcgtacattgaaggcaatatttattttgtatgcaaaagaggaagtctaaaggattcttaatttttaaaagttgctgaacaaatgttggtcagtttgaggagtacagcctacagttaaatttattgctcctgttacaggaagcaccctgtaaaTGACTACCATAAAATATCCTCCAaccaaattaaaaaattaataaagccCCCCGACTATAAGATTAATAAGAGTTGATGATCCTCaaacggctgaacagattttcatgaaacatggctaagaacactctggataaaattatctatgacacaaaaaaaaaattcaacgaaaatcggttcatccgtttgggcgctacgataccacagacagacacgttaaacttataaTACCCCtgtctttttgcgtcggggattaaaaccaaagtcgcttcccgctgtccctatgtatgcattagatctttaaaactacgcaacggattatgatgcggtttttttaatagatagagtgattcaagaggaaggtttatgtataatttgttaacccgtgcgaagccggggcgggtcgctaatagttacataataaataaatcttatgCATGGTAGTTTCATGGTTTTGTTGTACGAGGTGAATTTGGCAGGCGGGCGGGTGGCAAGGTGAACTTTTAGAAGAAAATCAGTTGGCACAACCGTCATAAGATCAACCAAAAGCCACATTGAATCTGATACTGTTACTGTGTAATGACTGTAATGAATCGAGTTATAATATACGGCTGAATctcttcatttatttattattttatttatttatttgttattattaatacgTGAATACTTATAATCTAATACAGTTCCCTGCAAAACTGTTTGCACAGTTTGACTGCAGGCGCGAGTCTctgttgtaagtacttacataatcaacgtaattaacatattaaaaattaaaactaacatcgTAGCTATAACTAACTTCACTTGAGTGACATTTGCAGGCACAGGCATACAACTGTCACCCAAGTGTTTTCAGTAAGTGCAGCATTAgtgcttttttaaatttaattttattgggcTCGAGCCTGATATTTTCAGGCagactatttaaaaaatacggCAACCTTTTTCTTAATGTTCTGTCTCCATAATAGTTAGTAACGCATAATtataggattaaacgaacttacctgaagtgaagttcaatcctgattatatgaagtatttatttctggataattaacaatgtagtacatctcgctcgcttgccaatgtacgcgaatttagagccgccataaaagaaaaaatcaccaaCTGTCACGATGACACTTCATATAGTTTAGAGTATTCATACACTAATTGGGAAGTAACCATGGATCCATGGTTACTCGAGGAGGGTGGGGATATCccttatccagaaataaatacttcatataatcaggattgaacttcacttcaggtaagttcgtttaatcctataattatattcgtatttatttctggataattaacaatgtagatgtttagagaagagaattaaataatttgtaaaaaccaaatatcTCAAAAATCTACCCAAAAACAAGCACTTGTCTTTTTGgtaagaatatacatatatatctatatatctatatatctataaTGGATACCTATCTCTATATATCATCAAAGGTAAACTAAACATAAGTTGCTATGAGACATCTTAAAGTAgatcaatgttaaaataaaaattctcctTCCTATGACATGGGaattatcaacaataaaattagagtctgctattttaataggtaaatacttTGAGAATCAAAGATTTACTGTATACAAAATTTTGAACatgtaaatatatctaataaataagtatctaaCAAAAGTAGCAGACTAGTTATCTGAAGCATCCCtccattatattaaaacattaaattcacTGGTGAGACCTGCCCTTATGATCTTTACCTTATCCAATGTGAGACATGATAATTGTCATATGTAaagaaaatatagaaatattattaccccctcttttagtactaaatagcaTCTAAGTAATgtatgatatataaatataaagcctccataaaagaaagaagacatgtgaatggctactaaaataccTTGTACTTTCTTGTTACTTGTCTAAGATACGTAAGACAAGGTTTTAAGACATTATGATGCCATATTTTTCTCTTATATTGTATTCGTTTAttccaataaatacataatttcattttattaaaattgtgtcAATAGTCATAGGTTCTGGGCATCACCCAGTAAGTAAAATCTTGACACTATTAATTTTTCTTAGCTAAGGTCTTCAAAGAGTTTTGCTATTCtaagtaaacataaaaataaatgtactagCTATTTGTTGAAACATGAAGTAACTACCCCTGTAATCTTAGTTTCAAATTCTCAAGTTGATTTATTATTCGTGTCATACACCCTTAAATATACTCGCATTGCTTCTCATGCATGCAATTAAGCGTAATTGATTGCATGTCCATATTCTAATCCGAATAAACTCTTCTTTCCCCGTTTGGAGAATCTTGAGACATGTTTGGAGCTGTTTAAACTAAATATAGTAaatttgttactacatggtgaCTTAACACCAGATAGTTTACGTTAGAAGGGATTAAGTacccttatttaaaatattgttaagtacttaactaagCTAAGTAAGTATTCACTTGCTTACTTGCTAATTATGCTAAACGGGGTATTACCAATTATATAGCCTACACTTAAAATACGATAAATTGCTTTCCTAGCTACAACAAGTTTcactttgtattatattttaataatttatttcctcatcatcatcatcctatcagccagaggacgtccactgctggacatgggcatagggaatattttatttaagtacttattataaatatctacaggtacttatataaaaagatGATCCTGTTGGGTAACATTCTTTCAATTATTTGTTCTAGTATTTCTCACCACTACAGAATCTAAGAAAATAAGCAGTTTAAACCAAAACAACATGTAATtaggtaaaataatgtaaaacatttatttagggaCTGTGTGAATTATAAAACCACACATATGTATGTGGATCGGTCTGTGACGTTTCGTGTATTATCCCATAATAAAAACCGCAAATCACTTGTAAGTGACATATGTTCGTACTTCGTATGTTGTACATATGCATACACCTCGAGaattctaaataggtactaagaaaAACAGAAAATGACTATTTATATAACATAGTCATGAGTTATTATGGATCGACAGTTTGTCTATAATGCTCTGTTAAGTGCCCAAAAATATCTTCATAGATCAGCTTGAACAGTCGTAAGACTGCTGAGAGGTGTAACTATCTATCCACTTTCTGTTGGATCTTTCTGATCATATGCGTACAGAGAGTATAAAGAAAAGCATATAAATGCAACAAAATGATCtgttgtacattttattatacttttgaaattgtttcaattcactactgattatttatacatttataattgattaattagatcattagagataaaagaaaaatatctatTGCTCATTATGGCATAAAATGGGCATAAAGCATAATTTTACTTTCGGAATCCAATCCTTCTTTCATTTCAGCTCTACTATTGATAATTGTCTCCGATGGACCTGACCCATTATCATTAGCCCCCCAACCGTTCAAAGTAAATTTACAGTACCAAGAGGTATCAAACATTCtaacacaaatataaataaatacgtaagtaattatattatcttCATTTTATGTTCTGGGCTTAATTTGGCTAAGCCCGTTACTGTTTTAAAAAGTCAAGGATTCTGCTATAGAGATTTGTTACTACACTACTGTTCAAAAGTTGGGAAATGTAATATAGctattacatacttacctataaacctagctaattatctacctacctacctacttatattatattacataccaACCTAACCATTTCTCTTTCTTATCACAAATGTATTCAAGTCTGCCATTTAATGGGCATAAACTTGTGCTAAACTGAACCCTATCATTTTGTAAAAGGgttccaaaaaataaataaatgttaccacTGGCTTATAAAGGTCTGaaagtttgataaataaatgagtttgaAGCGTTGGGCTATAatttaattgatattaaatatccATCCAATGGCTGACTGATTAAGatttcatatgtaggtatagtttcgGTATTGTATCCTTGTTCACCTACAGtcttgtattttatacaacataCTTCTCATTATCTTACAtttgaaagtaataataaactcaCTTAATTCAGTATATAATATCTTTATATATCTTTTGAACATTTTCACCGAAGGCAATTGGGCTTCAAGAACTTAAAATTCCCATGCTCAACTGACTGAGCTATCCGGGGacatttcataattttgttcacactataattgtgacattttggctaaaataaattagtagccCTTGAAGGGTTATGTTATGATGTTATGATATTAGAATTTTTTAGTAAACTTGTATGGCAATTTACCAAACTGCCTGAAAAGGGAACAAGTTATCCATATTCAcacaatatgatatattattatgaaacacGCTCAAGCTATAGTAAACTTGTAAGAGTGAAAAAAGTATAAGCCATTAACCCCAGGATATGACCTTCACAATAAGGCAGTGGTTTGGATCTAGTCCTTATAAAGGCTGTTAAATAGCATTCTTTTGTACACTAGTATGTGTGTGCTGAACACTGCCAcggcacttatttattttattatattagtgCAGGTTACAGAAGTTTTGATTagcaaagaaataataaaaatggtagGCCATTCTTAAGCCTTAAAAGGGTTcagcatatattataaatgcttagCATATACATTAATCCAGAGGCATTATTCCAACAGCATCcagaatattgttattatttgtaaacAGTAAGTAGATGCTTAATTAGCATACAATTTGTTTAATGCCGCTAGCGGGCTTGCTAATGACAGAATATCATCTATATCAGAATATGCTTGTAAATGATACAGGATCACATCCATGAGTGTGACGAAATTCATGCACTGAATTTCAAGTGCTAATGTCATTATAAGAAATTATTAGGTAATACAAAACAATTCACAAATGTAACGCTGCAAGTGTGATTGGGGcctttggacccggcatggctcagaacaggttttagttcttaagttttgtatgtacgtatttatattattgaaataaaaaataaaacttttcccATTCACAAATTATCATCCCACGGATGAGGTGTTTCTTCACATTTAatccattttattattgaatagtGATACTCGTGCTCGTCCCACGGACGAAGGGCTCCTTGCTATGCAATAAGCATTATATTATAGTCAAAGTGAGTTGAAAAAGATCTGACCTTCGTTCCACGAACAAAGCACAATGTTGCCACGCAACATGTGGATATTTTCAAGCCAACATTTCAAACAATGTCCCACGGACCTAAGTCTATGTTCTCTATAGAACGAAGCACAAAATGTCGCTACGCGATATGTGAATATCTTTAAGTCAACACCTCCaacaatgtcccacggacatagacaagctcgtcacacgagaatgtataaaaactttgtataggtactctataataaagtgaggttaagtatgtaaatatctTTAAGCCAACACCTCGaacaatgtcccacggacatagacaaactcgtcacacgagaatgtataaaaactttgtataggtactctataatAAAGTGAGGTTAAGTACATGACTTGTATCAGAAGTCCAAGTTTCCCCACGGGAGCACTCTTAGCACCTTCTagctgcaagaatttagaaaatgaaaaCTACTTTTGTTTACTAGCTGACAAATGCTGTCCGTAAAGATGTACAAGGCTGTACAATGTACTTACCACAGTCCGTGGTACTTACGTTGcgatatttacaaatttcattTTCCATGTACACATTGCACTGTATATAGACCTTTTAGGTATAACTGCATGGGAAAAACTAGTAATTACTcgataaaacttaatttttaataactatGCGACAGATGCGTTACGGCGCGCGCAAAATATATGAAGTGTCATCGTGACAGttggtgattttttcttttatggcggctctaaattcgcgtacattggcaagcgagcgagatgtactacattgttaattatccagaaataaatacgaatataatagTTAGTAAGTTTATTGTACAGTCTTACAGTAGGTTCCGGAGCAGGCTTCTTGCCGCCGCCGGGCTTGGGCGGCAGGTACTCCTGGCTCGTCACGTTCGTTATCAACAGAAACCAAGCTAACAACGATACCTGAAACAATGCAACCGAATACTTAAATAACGATACCTACTACGCAAGATATAATATCGCGCCAAGGTGgccctggccgcgtagccaagacgccaatcgcttacgcttcgtagcgatcgaaacgcaactgtcactgtcacactaatatggaagagtgatagagagacacaaagcgtttcgttgtcgaagcgatagcgattgtaaccttggctaggccggctgttcTTAAGCTTGCCTGGTTTCTAAATTGCATACTGTTATAAGTGGGAACCATAGACAAAACTGCAAGTTCACATTAAATATgctggaaaaataaaaataacgtttaGCCTTCTTAGGCGCAGGAGTAGAGCATTAATTAGGTACACTTTTAGTTCGTGTTCCAGTCAGTTCCGTTTTAAACTCCTGACTAATAATGTTAGCAATATTCTCCTTTAATTTCACTTGTTACAGACATCCCTATTACAGACGTTTACAGTAGGTTACTTGGATCAACGAATTTAAAAAGAAGGTACCCTGAATTTATATctacaaaaactaaaacaaCCTATGTCAGTCCATAAGGACACTTATATGTATAAGCCAACATGTGGTCACGATGAACGGGCCTCTAATCTTTTAGGGATAAgcggggttattcccactagttaccaccaagttgttaccaatggtaactactgggaatttttttcccaccttttaccactggtaactactgggaaaaattattcccagtagttaccactaactcggtttagtggtaactactgggaatttttattcccagtagttaccaccaaaattttgttagagttaaatactaataaaacagtataaatagtatagtataaatatagagtgatttaataaataattataagtcgattagtgttttagtaaactgccttaaaagtgaccaaaattAACAcagaaacagtttaaccggtactagtacaaaaactataatatatgtaaggataAATGTAATAATCCATTCAGATTATTtctcaagtgattttattaggtaattcaaaatcacacaatatttatactatactatttatactgtttttattagtatttaactctaacacaATTtaagtggtaactactgggaataaaaattcccagtagttaccactggtaacaacttggtggtaactagtgggaataacccgataaGCGCAGTTGACCTGACCCTATACCTATACTATAGGTCCTATTAGTATAGTTGCACTTGCCCCGACTGATAATAGTTATTCCAAAAAAAACTTACGCAAATAATTCTCCACATTTTAACCGAGATGAATGATCTGTTCGACAATGCCAGCAGGATGTAGGGCTCCGTCTATATAAAGCCGCGGGGTTGCGGTTGCGCGCTCCGCCCCTCGCATTTTTCATTACCGCCGAGCACGACCTACGAAAATTTCGACAGAAAAGCAACCGATAATTGctattaagtatagtaataatgTAAAAGTGTTAAATAGTTTCATTTCTCAAGCCTTGCAAATCTGCGTACTTACCGCAAATTAGGTGACACGGTGGTTGATTAAACTGGTTGTGTTCACTGATGATTAGATTAAAGTGTGCCATGGAAACACATAGCCATACAAAGTGAACAAACTCTAATAACATTACCcactcttgtatattatttaattaattaaaaatttaggcgcgaagtgTTATCGTCCCTtaggaaatttaaatttcgcgcctttttctactgacgagcccaaaaaaaaaaattttgcccGGCTAAAATTATTATGTCAAATTGCTATAGATAGTCGACctctttaaattttaattatacttggtcaaccagatcttgacagtagaaaaaggcggcaaatttgaaaaatgtaggcgcgaagggatatcgtcccatagaaaatttgaatttcgcgccttttttactgacaagatttggttgaccagctatatttatagC contains these protein-coding regions:
- the LOC134654613 gene encoding pro-resilin-like, which translates into the protein MWRIICVSLLAWFLLITNVTSQEYLPPKPGGGKKPAPEPTLPANYDFSYNVEDSGVSLDFGHNEKRKDDRATGSYHVLLPDGRMQLVEYEAGPDGYKPQVMYMGTATYPAPAADKFDGYHYNAASSRQSVRQAAPRQPARPAPPAPPAPIAAPANATQ